The genomic window ATCTCGATTGCGTGGGCAATTGCCGAATTCTTGCACGAACATCCAGGAAGAGCTAAAACGCTTTTTGCAACACATTATCATGAGCTAAACGAAATGACGGAATCAATGCCAAGAATCCAGAATTTCAATGTGGCAGTAAAAGAATTAAAAGATACCGTTCTTTTTGTTAGAAAACTGGTAAAAGGAGGAAGCGCTCATAGTTTTGGAATTCACGTGGCGAAAATGGCAGGAATGCCTCAGCTAGTTATTTCGAAAGCACAAAAACTTTTAAAGAAATTAGAGAAGAATCATTCAAGCGATGCTTTAAACGGAATAAAATCGGCAAATGAAGAAATGCAGATGAGTTTCTTTAATCTGGATGATCCTTTGTTGGAAGAAATAAAAGAAGAGATTCTGAATCTCGATATTAATGCAATTACACCAGTAGAAGCGTTGATGAAACTGAATGAGATCAAAAGAATGCTGGTTAAAAAATAAAATCCAAAATTTTTTCAAATTTAAACTTTAGGTTATCAGAACGTTATAAAATAAGTGGATTTTTTTTTGAAAAAACACTTGTGTAATTGAATAAATGTCCTAAATTTGCACTCGCAATACGAAACAAATCAAGTGTTGCAGTTCTTAAACAAAATTTGAAAATGCGAAAATAGCTCAGTTGGTAGAGCGCGACCTTGCCAAGGTCGAGGTCGCGGGTTCGAGCCCCGTTTTTCGCTCTAAGATCATACAATGCTCGGATGGTGAAATTGGTAGACACGCTGGACTTAAAATCCAGTGAACAGCAATGTTCGTGCGGGTTCAAGTCCCGCTCTGAGTACTAAAGCCTCTTCTTTTGAAGAGGCTTTTTTTATTTGCATACTTGCAGGGAATAAATTTACGCAGTAAATTTATTAGAATCTCAGAATCTCAGAATCTCAGAATCTCAGAATCTCAGAATCTCAGAATCTCAGAATCTCAGAATCTCAGAATCTCAGAATCTCAGAATCTCAGAATCTCAGAATCTCAGAATCTCAGAATCTCAGAATCTCAGAATCTCAGAATCTCAGAATCTCAGAATCTCAGAATCTCAGAATCTAGAAAAATCTAAAGTCAACAATCTAAAATCTAAAATTTATAAATGGGTGCTTTTGTAATTAGTAAGCGATTTAATGATGAATATAAGTTTACGTTTACCTCTCGAAAAGGGAAGGTTATTTTTACGAGTTTGAGTTATGAGTTAAGGTTTGAGTGTGAAGAGGATATTGAGAAGTTTAAGGCGAATATCGATCTTGCGAAATTTTTGAAGTTTAAGGGTTCTGGAGGAAAGTATTTTTTTAAATTGATGTTGGGTGATGTTCATTTCGCTACAAGTCGAAAATACAGCACGGAATTGCTTTTGCAGAAAGGGATAAAAGAAATTGTAACATATTCCTCTAGGTCGGAAATTTTGGATTTCTCTTCGAGTGAGTCGATTTTTGGTGATGAGGAGGTTGAAGAGGAAATGGAAGAGGCTGCTGAATAAATAAAAAAAAGCGTTCATAATTTATGAACGCTTTTTTTATTGCTTGTGGATTAATGGAAAAATTAATCACAAAAAAAACCATCTAAAAAGATGGTTTTAAAATCGTTAGAACTTAGGTTCTAATTATTTTTTTACTTCTTCTACTTTAGCAGCAGCAGAATCAACTTTAGCAGCAGCAGAATCAACAGTTGCAGCAGCAGAATCAACAACAGCAGCAGCTGAATCAACAGCAACAGCAGTAGAATCTACAGCAGGAGCTTCAGCAGCAGCGTCAGCTTTTTTACAAGATACAACAGTTAATACAGCAACAACAGCTAAACTTAAAAATACTTTTTTCATCTTACTTTATTATAAAAGGTTAATTATTAATTCGTGGCAAAGATATAAATTTTTTAATATGTAAAATATTTTTTCACTTTTTTTTTAAAATATTTTCCTTACTCACGTTTATCTTATTTATCAAAGAATATGCCAAAATTATAAATTTTTCTTAAATTATCTAATTTCTAGTCTAAATTATTTTTTATTGAATAATCTTTATGGAAATCAGTTGTTTAGCTTCTTGGATTAAGGGTTTGTTTTGTTTTTTAAGAGTATTTAAGCAAGATCTTTTTGCTTATTTTCTCAAATTTAACGCTTTTGTCAAATCAAAAGGTTATGAGATGCGTTTCATAATCGTTTCGGTGGCTCCTTTATTGTCTTGAATAAACGCTTTGCAGATTTTACTTTTTTCTTCTAGAAAGTTTTTATCATTCAATAATTGGTCAAATACTGCTTTAAGTTCTGTGCTTGTTGATATTGTTAAGCACCCACCAATTCCAACTAAAGCGATAGCTTCTGCAAAATTCGAATAGTTTGGGCCAATTACAATTGGGATTCCAAAAGTAGCAGGTTCTAATATATTATGTATTCCCGGGTTTCCAAATCCGCCTCCTACGTATGCGATCGTTCCATAGCTGTAAATCTTAGTCAAAATGCCAATTGTATCTATTATAAGAACATTATAGTTAGATAAATCTTTGTTTTC from Flavobacterium sp. KACC 22763 includes these protein-coding regions:
- a CDS encoding DUF1508 domain-containing protein, producing the protein MGAFVISKRFNDEYKFTFTSRKGKVIFTSLSYELRFECEEDIEKFKANIDLAKFLKFKGSGGKYFFKLMLGDVHFATSRKYSTELLLQKGIKEIVTYSSRSEILDFSSSESIFGDEEVEEEMEEAAE
- a CDS encoding PG1828 family lipoprotein, producing the protein MKKVFLSLAVVAVLTVVSCKKADAAAEAPAVDSTAVAVDSAAAVVDSAAATVDSAAAKVDSAAAKVEEVKK